A stretch of the Euleptes europaea isolate rEulEur1 chromosome 14, rEulEur1.hap1, whole genome shotgun sequence genome encodes the following:
- the LOC130487503 gene encoding prolactin-releasing peptide receptor-like has product MDSASHWDNGPFNGSTYEIVLRNSSNSSSQFTGVQLIQSFKPLLIPCYTLVVLVGIFGNYLLLYVICKTKKMHNVTNFFIGNLAFSDMLMCTTCVPFTLAYAFNPQGWIFGKFLCYFVFLMQPMTVYVSVFTLTAIAVDRYYTTVHPLKKRISFSTCVYIIGGIWLLSCALVAPAIVHTYHVEFQKEGFAICEEFWMEEEKERLAYAYSALIITYILPLSAVSLSYICITVKLKNRVVPGHPTQSQTEFDRVRKRKIFRLLVLVVAAFAVCWLPIHVFNIIRDIDINLINKDYFLLIQLLCHWFAMSSSCCNPFLYAWLHDRFRSELKEMFTFKQKIIPTNNCVAVSVML; this is encoded by the exons ATGGATAGCGCCAGCCATTGGGACAATGGACCATTCAATGGCAGCACCTATGAAATCGTGCTTCGGAACAGCTCCAATTCCAGCAGTCAGTTTACAGGTGTGCAGCTGATCCAGTCTTTCAAACCCCTTCTGATCCCCTGCTACACCTTAGTGGTGCTGGTGGGAATCTTCGGCAACTATCTCCTCCTCTACGTCATCTGCAAGACCAAGAAAATGCACAACGTTACCAACTTCTTCATTGGCAACCTGGCCTTCTCGGACATGCTGATGTGTACCACCTGCGTCCCCTTTACCCTGGCATATGCCTTCAACCCCCAGGGGTGGATCTTCGGCAAGTTCCTGTGCTATTTCGTATTCCTGATGCAGCCCATGACAGTGTATGTGTCTGTCTTCACCCTCACAGCTATCGCAGTGGACAG ATACTACACCACTGTGCACCCTCTGAAGAAGCGCATCTCATTCAGTACCTGCGTGTACATCATAGGTGGAATCTGGTTGCTCTCCTGTGCTCTGGTGGCCCCGGCTATCGTCCACACCTACCACGTGGAGTTCCAGAAGGAAGGCTTTGCCATCTGTGAGGAGTTCTggatggaggaagagaaggagcgcCTGGCGTATGCCTACAGCGCCTTGATCATCACTTACATCCTGCCCCTCTCGGCCGTCTCCCTCTCGTACATCTGCATCACCGTCAAGCTAAAGAACCGCGTGGTGCCCGGCCACCCGACGCAGAGCCAGACGGAGTTTGACCGCGTGCGGAAGAGGAAGATCTTCCGCCTGCTCGTGCTGGTGGTGGCTGCTTTTGCCGTCTGCTGGCTCCCCATCCATGTCTTCAACATCATCCGCGACATAGACATCAACCTGATCAACAAGGATTACTTCCTCCTGATCCAGCTGCTCTGCCACTGGTTTGCAATGAGCTCCTCCTGCTGTAACCCGTTCCTCTACGCCTGGCTGCACGATCGCTTCCGGAGCGAGCTGAAAGAGATGTTCACCTTCAAACAGAAGATCATCCCAACCAATAACTGTGTTGCTGTTAGCGTGATGCTCTGA